In one Yarrowia lipolytica chromosome 1A, complete sequence genomic region, the following are encoded:
- a CDS encoding uncharacterized protein (Converted to coding from non-coding YALI0A03223g, some similarities with Q8NIP3 yarrowia lipolytica Reverse transcriptase Ylli): MGYKPISITTPNKGCFRYGTGVCLKSILSSRFVILYRFCSVVFNLYSNDQLPPYQSIHVLSRLEVGLVCSRMDRRRCNSCENNFGSHSAPYIRFIAMTTMSRRYAAETQMNKRVKSRWTTGSVPTRPVFRIARSNCHKEWESCLM; the protein is encoded by the exons ATGGGC TACAAACCAATTTCCATTACAACTCCCAATAAGGGGTGCTTCAGATATGGGACTGGTGTATGTCTGAAATCAATCCTTTCCAGTCGTTTTGTGATTTTATACCGTTTTTGCAGCGTTGTTTTTAATTTGTATTCTAATGATCAATTACCGCCATATCAATCGATTCATGTCTTATCCagactcgaggttggtttAGTTTGTTCTCGTATGGATCGTCGAAGGTGTAATTCGTGTGAAAACAACTTCGGCAGTCATTCCGCGCCGTACATCCGCTTCATAGCCATGACCACAATGTCGCGACGATATGCTGCAGAAACTCAGATGAACAAGCGAGTTAAGTCTCGCTGGACCACGGGGTCAGTACCCACTAGGCCAGTTTTTCGCATAGCTCGCTCGAACTGCCACAAAGAATGGGAGAGCTGTCTAATGTAG
- a CDS encoding uncharacterized protein (Compare to YALI0A03201g, weakly similar to uniprot|Q6CH72 Yarrowia lipolytica YALI0A11759g) — MNPLPFGAVCRLFRCDVILRLIETTRRRPIQLARQLGLNEISRSRQHFSSSCQHLSHMTTMKAKRNLLEGAITKMTLEEYDEYVNDNLCTQCYLQDFGRFDFVFNGLPETSTCQQEVFLYYYDQKLKQRHASNKAVFWAPWTTTLDSVSVAIDINQFLIYNRTTGSKNHLISYDGWVTFKSISLDANIWILLASQSSIFDVPTCTSVQRKGLACLRQSGNGDFCIKSEDGHTINVLKAVMEANWPFFKAMVESGMREIKKNQLELPLPHSTVEMMVRYLYGQELELQVKEATRLVEAAQMYLLPELLEISLKFIESEDTDIGQTIQVWKMGKKTGNLRMVFWAMVRIKELKVDIDVLYDLDKEDLISLFQMMALGTDPKK, encoded by the coding sequence ATGAATCCACTTCCTTTTGGGGCTGTGTGTCGACTTTTCAGGTGCGACGTCATATTGAGGCTGATAGAAACTACAAGAAGACGCCCGATCCAGCTTGCCAGACAATTGGGGCTGAACGAGATCTCGAGATCCCGACAGcacttctcttcttcttgccaaCACCTCTCCCACATGACCACTATGAAAGCGAAACGAAATCTACTGGAAGGAGCTATCACAAAGATGACACTAGAGGAGTACGATGAGTACGTGAACGACAACCTATGTACTCAGTGTTACCTCCAGGACTTTGGGCGGTTCGATTTCGTCTTCAACGGATTGCCAGAAACCAGCACGTGTCAACAGGAGGTGTTTCTCTATTATTATGACCAAAAGTTGAAGCAGAGACACGCCAGCAACAAGGCCGTGTTTTGGGCTCCCTGGACAACCACTTTGGATTCGGTTTCGGTGGCCATTGACATTAACCAGTTTCTTATCTACAACAGAACCACTGGTTCAAAGAACCACCTCATTTCCTACGATGGGTGGGTAACGTTCAAAAGCATCTCCCTGGACGCCAACATCTGGATATTGCTAGCTTCCCAAAGCTCCATATTCGATGTCCCAACTTGCACAAGTGTCCAGAGGAAAGGCTTGGCTTGTTTGAGACAGTCTGGCAACGGCGATTTCTGCATCAAAAGTGAGGACGGACATACCATCAACGTCCTGAAAGCCGTGATGGAAGCCAATTGGCCCTTCTTCAAGGCGATGGTGGAATCCGGCATGAGAGAgatcaaaaaaaaccaactaGAGCTGCCTCTACCTCATAGTAcagtggagatgatggtgaGGTACCTTTACGGTCAGGAGTTAGAGCTACAGGTGAAAGAAGCAACTAGGCTCGTTGAAGCTGCTCAGATGTACTTATTGcctgagctgctggagataTCCCTCAAGTTCATCGAATCCGAAGATACGGACATCGGTCAGACGATTCAGGTTTGGAAAATGGGTAAGAAGACTGGCAACTTGCGCATGGTTTTCTGGGCTATGGTAAGGATTAAAGAGCTGAAGGTCGACATCGACGTTCTTTACGATCTGGACAAAGAAGATCTGATTTCGTTATTTCAAATGATGGCCCTTGGCACCGATCCTAAGAAATGA